CTTTTGATTTTTCCAGTTCTATTGCTCTGGTGTGCGGATTTATTTCTTTAATTTCGATACTGTCTTCCACAATCTTTCCTCGTTTATTTGTTTTCTTCCAGGCCCAGATCGAACATTTTATTTTCAATCAGCTGATCAGCCAATTGTTGTCTGAAAATATCTTCAAGCACAAAGCTGCTTGTATCACTTTTAAATAAAGCGTCATCTTCTTCGCCTTCAGGTTCCAGCTTCAATCCCAATTTAAAATTGTTTAAATATACTTTTTCCAGCAGCATTTTGAGAAATTCCTGCTGGGCGTTATTCCTGTCGGATTGACTATTATCAACCTGATTAACAGCTTTATAATCTATTATACTGGAATTACCCAAAAAAGTTAAAGGATTTATGTTATCCATCAAATCACCTCAATTTCCGCTGTAATAGCACCAGCTGCTTTTATGGCCTGCAATATGGAAATTAGGGTGGAAGGCTTTGTACCCAGAGCGTTTAACGATTTTACCAGATCAGATAAAGTATTTCCGCTTTTCACCATTTTAAAATTAGAGGCTTTTTCCGTAACATTTATATTGGTCACATCAAAAATATCTTTTTCAATTTTTATACTGATGTCTCCGAAATTAACAGCCACAGGTGAAATTTGAACTTTCTCGCCGATAACAATAGTCCCTGTTCTTTCGCTAATGACAATTTTAGCGATGGAATCGGGGATCACCTTAACATCCAGCAACCTGGCGATATAATTTACCATATCATTTTTAGCACTCTGGGTAAGGCGTACTTTCACTCTGCCGGCATCATAATTATCACAATAACCCAGACCGGATTTCTCTATGGCTAAGCTCATTCTGGCCGCGGTAATAAAATCGGGGTTATTTAAAAGCAGTGTCAAATAATTTTCATCACGCAAAACAACCGGAATTTCTTTTTCTACAATCCCCCCATTGGGAATAACACCTCTGTTCGGCTCATTTTTTTGGTATTTGGTTTCTCCGGACTCAGCAGTCAAACCGCCTATAACTATATTGCCTTGAGCAGTCATATAAGTAACTCCGTCCGGTCCTACAAGATTAGAAAATAAAAGTGTACCGCCTCTTAAGGAAGTAGCATCTCCCAGTGAAGATACATATACATCTATCTTTTGTCCGGGTTTGGCAAACGGGGCAAGTTCGGCGGTAACCATAACCGAAGCGGTGTTTCTGCTTTTGATGTCCGACTGATCCGGAGATATTCCCATTTTCTTGAGCAGGTTCAGAATAGATTTATAGGTAAAAACTACCTGTGCCGAGTCGCCGCTGTTTTTAAGGCCCACAACCAGACCATAACCCATAATTTGGTTGGAACGAGCATCTTCCAGGTGCGCTATTTCCTTTATTCTGCTTTCCAGTGGAAAACAAAGAGAAAAAACAATCAATAGTGTTATTACCTTTTTTAACATATCCCTCTCCGTATATGAGACAAACCATATAAAAATTGATTGTCATTGTGAGGAGCACTAAGCGACGTGGCCAGCTGTCGCATTGCTATGGCTGGTAAACAATCCTTTAAAGTAACACTGGAGATTGCTTGCCCGCCGAAACCTTGGGCGTAGGGGGAATTCGCTTCGCTCGCAATGGCAGTTAATATAAAAATCATTTTAATTACCTCAATTATTTAAAATAACCAATCTATGAGCTTGCCGAAAAATCCCTTTTCCTGATCATTGGACACAGCTCCGTAGCCTTTAATTTTTAAAACCGCATCATTGATAAGCGAGGAAAAAACAGAGTTATCCGGAGCTATATCCTGACTGCGGATAACACCTTCCATGCTTATTTCTTCTTCTTCGCTATTGATGATTATTTTTTTGGAACCTCTGATGTAATAATTGTCACCCTCTACCTTATAAATGATTGCGGTAAGCTGGGCTTGCAGTTTGCTGCTACGGCCGGTAGTGCCGGTCCCCAAAAAATTATTTTGAGCATTATAACCGGTTTTACCCTGATTGGTATTGGATTGGTTGGAATTTAAAAAATTCGCTACTTGCGACCAATTGAGGTTCAAATCCCCTTCTATCTTGGTATTTTTCTTTAAATCGGTCTGTGCCTTCTGAGTAGCCGTATTACTTTCATCAATTTTAATCAGAATAATATCGCCGGTTTTCCTGGCAACTACGGGGCCGTAAACAGAAGAATACTCATCCTTCCATACTGACCCGCAGAATGAACAGGTAATTAGCATAAAAAAAATAAACAGATACTTTTTCATTATCCCCCGGATTCGGCTCAGTCTTTTTTTATAATTTCATTTGCTTCATCAACCAGAACAATCCTGGGTTTATATTCCCCGACTTCCTTATTTTTCAACTGAGCATAAGTTATTACGATTATTTTGTCTCCGGGCACAGCCAGTCTGGCTGCCGCTCCGTTCAGAACCATTGCTCCTTTTTTTTCACCTTTCATAACATATGTGGTGAAACGCTCTCCGTTAGTAACATTCACAACCTGAACCTGCTCATACTCATGTATATCGGCTGCTTCCATAAGCCGTTTATCAATAGTGATACTTCCTTCATAATTTATATTGGTATCAGTTACTGTAGCCCGGTGTATCTTTGATTTACATATAGTAATTAACATTATTCCAATCTGACCTCCACATTTCTGCTGTTTAAAACAAAGGCATCTATAACCTTTTGGGTGCTTGTATTCAACACTTTAATTTTACTACCAACAGAGCCGTTTTTCAATGCAACTCCGGGCATTGTTATAGATATTTCCTGATATTTTAAAACTATCGTGCAGGGATCGTTGTTTTTGATCACATCTTCGGGTTTTATATCGCTTCGATATAAGACATCGCCCGG
Above is a window of Candidatus Margulisiibacteriota bacterium DNA encoding:
- a CDS encoding flagellar basal body P-ring protein FlgI; this encodes MLKKVITLLIVFSLCFPLESRIKEIAHLEDARSNQIMGYGLVVGLKNSGDSAQVVFTYKSILNLLKKMGISPDQSDIKSRNTASVMVTAELAPFAKPGQKIDVYVSSLGDATSLRGGTLLFSNLVGPDGVTYMTAQGNIVIGGLTAESGETKYQKNEPNRGVIPNGGIVEKEIPVVLRDENYLTLLLNNPDFITAARMSLAIEKSGLGYCDNYDAGRVKVRLTQSAKNDMVNYIARLLDVKVIPDSIAKIVISERTGTIVIGEKVQISPVAVNFGDISIKIEKDIFDVTNINVTEKASNFKMVKSGNTLSDLVKSLNALGTKPSTLISILQAIKAAGAITAEIEVI
- a CDS encoding aspartate 1-decarboxylase, whose amino-acid sequence is MLITICKSKIHRATVTDTNINYEGSITIDKRLMEAADIHEYEQVQVVNVTNGERFTTYVMKGEKKGAMVLNGAAARLAVPGDKIIVITYAQLKNKEVGEYKPRIVLVDEANEIIKKD
- a CDS encoding flagellar basal body L-ring protein FlgH translates to MKKYLFIFFMLITCSFCGSVWKDEYSSVYGPVVARKTGDIILIKIDESNTATQKAQTDLKKNTKIEGDLNLNWSQVANFLNSNQSNTNQGKTGYNAQNNFLGTGTTGRSSKLQAQLTAIIYKVEGDNYYIRGSKKIIINSEEEEISMEGVIRSQDIAPDNSVFSSLINDAVLKIKGYGAVSNDQEKGFFGKLIDWLF